The segment CAATGGTGCTGTACTGCGGCTGTGACCGAGTGGTACAGCAAAAGAGTGGTATAGGATCCAACGGATCGGGTTCTCTTCGTGTTTCAGATTCTGCCCAACCTGCAGATCCCTATCCCGACGAGATTGTTTCCTTAACACGAGATTGTGAAACACAAATAAAAGAATCTTTTAAGCAGTATCCTGGCTATAAGATCGTATGTATTTCTGTTGCGGCAGAGCGAAATTGCACTGGTTTTCAACATAAACTGGATTTATCAGACACTATTCCTGCAAATACCATTGTCAGAAATTACAACGGTATTCAGCTTGCAATTGACAAGGATGATGTTGCTTTTCTCACGGGAACCAAACTTGACTACGTAAAAGGGCCACCTGGCGGGTTCAAATTCGATCACCCTCGGCCGGACACTTCTTTATTAACAGAATACCGCTTAAAGGCTGAAGAAGCAGCGCGTTTACGACCGATCGAAGAGGCAAAAGCAAAGCAGATCGACCCAGAAAAAGCCGTTGCAGATTTACTTTCCGATCGCAGACAGCAAGCGTACGATGATTTGAGATTATGGTGGAAATTCAACCAGTCGGAAGTCTGGTCAGAATACGCCAGTCCTGTCAGAAGCGTAGAACGTTACAAGCTTCCAACAGGAAAGTCGATTACCGTTGTATTCACAGGTTCCGAAGGTGATTCAGGTAGAGGTGTTGATGTAATAGGTGACGATGGACGAAACCGCCCTATTTTTGGTGGCCACAATTACATAGAGGAACAGGGCAACTACCTGGATGTAAACGGTGATTCTATTCCCGAAATTGTCAGTGATGTACTTCAAGCAAGCGATAAAAACCGAGATATTACTGCAACTTATTTCGTGATTGTTCCACTTGATTCCGAACGTCCACTGTTGAGTATAAGCTTTGATCGACGTCAATTCAGTGGAAATTCAACCTGGAAATGGAAGCTCGCAAAAACCAAATCCGGAAATAGCGATGTTATCCTTGAGCAACAAGTAAAAAACAAATGGGTTGAACGTGCAAGATTCATCTGGTCTAAAGAGAAATCGAAATATGAAGGCCCCAGTGGATCTTCGAAGGATGGATTTATTGCCGCACCAGGCGAGATTTCTTCTGAAGAGATAGATCAGTTTTTCATCGACGCTACTAAGGAATAGACCAGTATCTTACAATTCCCTCAGCATCAAATCTCGCACACAATGTCTTCATCTGTCTGCTGTTGCCCCATTAGACATCTTCGACAACGTCTTCTCAATCAACCTCTATTCCCCTCCTGAACCGATTGATTGGGAAACGTAGATTGGGCTGGATCAGTCAGCAGTCGTATCGAAGAGAGTTGTCGAAAGTGCTTAGATACTAGCCTGTTTTTTCAACACCTCCCACATTGCCCGTTGGTTCGCCCAATCGAGGGTGGCTGCGATCGGTTGCAGTTGAGCAAGGATGATTGCGGGTCTCCCATGGGTGATCCTGGGCAGAAACAGAATCTCTTCCTGAATATCAGGTGCCAGATGAAGGAGATTCATGATTTGACTAATCCGAGCCCGGCTCACTTGGCCCAGTTCCGCCAGCTGGCGATAGTTCTCCAATTCCCCCGAGGCTAATAATTGTTCACAACGTAAGGCCAAGGCCAGCAATTTTGCTAGCCGGGGAACCCGACCCGCAGCCAACGCAGCTGGTTTCGGTCCCCGTTGCAAGCGTTTTTCTCCACCCCGACCCCAGCGGTCGAAATGAATATCGATCTCCAGTGTCATCGCCATCAATTCATCTCCGCTTGTTCCATTCTGTCCATCAAACTCGAAATCCCGGTGGGGTGGAAGGCAATCGCGATTTTGCCCCGATCGCCATCAAAGGTCACTCGTTCCACCAGCAAATGGAGCAGTTGTATCTGGTCCTGCAAGGTCAAGTGGTGCCAATAGCGGTCAAATTGCTGCAAGGCTCGCTGGATCATATTCCGATCAATCCGGTTCCATCGTCGGTTTAATGTGATTTCCTGCAGACGCTTTTCTGCGATCCGAATCCAAGCCCGAAGTTCCGTCCCGGTCTCACCTGATTGTCTCTTCAACTCCCGTTGCCAGCCTCGGATCCGGTTCTCCAGGGTCTGCTTTTCTCTCTTCCAGGCCAGTCGTTGTTCCTCATCCTGTCGCTGGATCTCCACCAGCACCTCATCGTGCAGTTGTTCATCCTGTCCCAGGATCTGCAGTTGTTGCACCACCAGGTCTTCGATCTGGGCAGCAGGCAGGGAGCCGCTGGAGCAGGTAGAACGGCCAATCTTCTGGGCAGATGAGCAGATGTAATAGCGATACCGCTTGCCACCACGTGTCGTATGGGTGGGCGTCATCGCACAGTTACAATGGGCACAATGCAGGATTCCCTTGAGCAACGCACCAAACTTGTTCCGCACCATCGCACTCGCCGTTCGACCATTCCGTTTCAAGATGGATTGCACTCGTTCCCACAAGTCGGGCTCGATGATTCCGGTGTGCTCCCCCTGATAAATATCCGTCTTATGGCGGATCTTCCCGAGATAGGTAATGTTGGTGAGCATCTTGTGCAGGCTGGTCCGAGTGAACTTCAGTCCACCCCGCAGATTGCCACCATGGGTTCGCCATTGTTTATTGACCCAGCCTCTCCGATCGATCTCCTGGACCACCGACAACAGTGATTGTTGTTCCGCATACAGTTGAAAAATCTGGTGAACCTGATCGGCTTCATATGGTTCCACCACCAACCGGGTCGCATTCGGATCAACCACATAACCGAGAATCGGATAGCCACCCGTCCACTTCCCCTTCTTGCGGGTGGCAGCAATCTTGTCGCGGGTCCGTTCGCTGATCATCTCTCGCTCAAACTGGGCAAACGATAACAGCACATTCAGCACCAGCCGACCCATCGAATTGCCCGTGTGGAATTGCTGAGTCACCGAAACGAATGCCACCTGATGTTGATCGAAGGTTTCAATCAGGCGGGCAAAATCGAGCAGCGATCTGCTCAGGCGATCAACCTTGTAGACCACGACCACATCAATGTCACCCGCAGCAATATCCGCCAGCAGTCGCTTTAAGCCGGGGCGATCCATATTGGCACCGGTAAAGCCGCCATCATCATACTTTGTGGGCAGGCAGACCCAGCCTTCACCCACCATACTATTGATGTAGTTCATCCCCGCATCCCGCTGAGCATCCAGCGTGTTGTATGCCTGATCCAGACCCTCTTCGGTGCTTTTGCGGGTGTATATCGCGCACCGCATCGTCTTGTTCATTGTTTCCCTCGTGGTAATTTGAAGAAATGAAAGCCGTTACAATGGCCGCCTGTGATCACCTTCGCGACCGCACTCAACGAACTGTAGATCTGCCCCGCATACTCAAAACCGTCGTCTCGGATCAGGACCTGCAGAACTTTCCCTTTGTAGGTGCGACTCAAAACCGTACCTGCAGGTGGCAGGCGATTATCGGGGAGTTTGATGATGGAAGGTGGTTGGGGTACCGTCGGTGGGGGATTCAAACGTATTTCCGCATCATCCGCCAGTTCAGTGGCCCGTTGCTTCGCTCGGTCGGATAGCCCACCATGAGCCCGGACCTGCAGTCGCCAGGCGATCCGTTTGATCAGCCAGGCCTTGTTATTCGCCGTGGTCACTTCACCAAACAGATCCCCATAGAGCACCTTCAACTGTTTCACTGTTTTTTGCGGTAGTTCCGCAATCTGCTGTGGCAGACTGGTTCTCATCGGTCATCTCCTTGCTGTTCAGCACTGTGGACAGGTTGCAAGGTGTGCGCGACAGTTTCAAGTCGAAATAACTGATAATCTGAACACTCTTTGCAATCACGGATGTTCCGTAAAGTGCGGGCGAGTAATTGCACAATTTGTTGCCTGCGTTGCTCCTCGTTTCGTTCCTCGAAAACGGTGTCGATCATGGTCTGCTTTCTCCATTCAGCAGCCCACGGTGAATGCCACATGGTGGCCGATCAGTCGTCTGGCATCAAAAGTTCGGGACGATTTCCCTTACCAAGATTATTTGCAAACGGAAGGGAAAATGACGCGCGGCTGTTAACTAGCGGGTGGGGCAAAAAAGAGAGATCTCAGAGATATTTGGAGCAATTTTGCCCAAAGTTGGAGATGGACCATGCCAGGAATTAAAAATAAGCTGCGGTCTCTGGAGAGATTAGAGAAGAGAGCAAAATCTGTAAGTGATTGCAAATAAAGCAGTTACGTCAGCGAAAACGTGTGCTTATATCGCTGGAATGGGGCTGTTAACTGGCTTGGATGGAAAATTCGAAGAGAATCAAATCAGCTCCCCCGGTAGGATTCGAACCTACGACCCGCCGGTTAACAGCCGGCTGCTCTACCGCTGAGCTACAGGGGAATATTTCACCTAACTGGTGGCTTTTAGGTGTCCCAAAGGAACGCCCCCACCTAAGGAAAGTAATTTTTATTTACTGCGGGTAAGTCAGCAAGGGGTCTGCGCAATAAAATCTTAACTTCTCTCTAACTGGAGTATCGACAGTATGCGTCTGGCCACTTTAGCCACACCCGATGGTGCCCACCCGGCAGTATTTCTCGATGGTTTTTACATCGATCTTGTTGCAACGGACAGCGATTTCCCTCGACAGGTTCGCAATATTATTGGCGATGAGATCATGATGGCCAAAGCAGCCGCCACGGCACAGCGTGCGGATGCGGTGCGAATCCCCGAAGCGGGGGCTCAACTTCATTCTCCCATCCACGATCCTCAAAAAGTGGTATGTGTGGGCCTTAATTACCGCGACCATGCCATTGAAAGCAACATGCCGATTCCCAAAGAACCGGTACTTTTCAGTAAATTTCCATCTTCGCTGATTGGCCATGGCGAAGCGATTGTGATCCCCAAAGACAGCACCAAGGTGGATTATGAAGCCGAACTGGTGATTGTGGTGGGCAAACGCGGCCGTCGTATCTCCGAAGCGGATGCTATGGATTACGTTGCTGGCTATGCGGTGGGGCACGATGTTTCCGCCCGCGACTGGCAACTGGAAAAAGATGGCAAACAATGGATGATTGGGAAAACTTTCGACACATTTGCACCTGTGGGGCCCCACCTGGTGACAAAAGACGAAGTGCCAGATATTCACAAATTGCAGATTTCGCTGCGTCTGGATGGCAAAACCATGCAGAACAGCAATACCGAACAGATGATTTTTTCGGTGGCACAGATTATC is part of the Zavarzinella sp. genome and harbors:
- a CDS encoding DUF2924 domain-containing protein; this encodes MRTSLPQQIAELPQKTVKQLKVLYGDLFGEVTTANNKAWLIKRIAWRLQVRAHGGLSDRAKQRATELADDAEIRLNPPPTVPQPPSIIKLPDNRLPPAGTVLSRTYKGKVLQVLIRDDGFEYAGQIYSSLSAVAKVITGGHCNGFHFFKLPRGKQ
- a CDS encoding recombinase family protein, which produces MNKTMRCAIYTRKSTEEGLDQAYNTLDAQRDAGMNYINSMVGEGWVCLPTKYDDGGFTGANMDRPGLKRLLADIAAGDIDVVVVYKVDRLSRSLLDFARLIETFDQHQVAFVSVTQQFHTGNSMGRLVLNVLLSFAQFEREMISERTRDKIAATRKKGKWTGGYPILGYVVDPNATRLVVEPYEADQVHQIFQLYAEQQSLLSVVQEIDRRGWVNKQWRTHGGNLRGGLKFTRTSLHKMLTNITYLGKIRHKTDIYQGEHTGIIEPDLWERVQSILKRNGRTASAMVRNKFGALLKGILHCAHCNCAMTPTHTTRGGKRYRYYICSSAQKIGRSTCSSGSLPAAQIEDLVVQQLQILGQDEQLHDEVLVEIQRQDEEQRLAWKREKQTLENRIRGWQRELKRQSGETGTELRAWIRIAEKRLQEITLNRRWNRIDRNMIQRALQQFDRYWHHLTLQDQIQLLHLLVERVTFDGDRGKIAIAFHPTGISSLMDRMEQAEMN
- a CDS encoding fumarylacetoacetate hydrolase family protein, whose translation is MRLATLATPDGAHPAVFLDGFYIDLVATDSDFPRQVRNIIGDEIMMAKAAATAQRADAVRIPEAGAQLHSPIHDPQKVVCVGLNYRDHAIESNMPIPKEPVLFSKFPSSLIGHGEAIVIPKDSTKVDYEAELVIVVGKRGRRISEADAMDYVAGYAVGHDVSARDWQLEKDGKQWMIGKTFDTFAPVGPHLVTKDEVPDIHKLQISLRLDGKTMQNSNTEQMIFSVAQIISYISQVMTLEPGDLIFTGTPPGIGHALKPPVYMVGGEVAEVEIEGLGVLRNPVVAEK